One genomic region from Pempheris klunzingeri isolate RE-2024b chromosome 4, fPemKlu1.hap1, whole genome shotgun sequence encodes:
- the LOC139199875 gene encoding flotillin-2, which yields MGSCLTVGPNEALVVSGGCLGSDTKTYAVGGWAWAWWLISDTQRITLEIMTLQPRCEDVETAEGVAITVTGVAQVKVMTEQDLLAVACEQFLGKSVMEIKAVVLQTLEGHLRSILGTLTVEQIYQDRDQFAKLVREVAAPDVGRMGIEILSFTIKDVYDKLDYLSSLGKTQTAAVQRDADIGVAEAERDAGIREAECKKEMMDVKFQADTKMADSKRELELQKAAFNQEVNTKKAEAQLAYELQAAKEQQKIRLEEIEIQVVQRKKEITIEEREISRTDKELIATVKRPAEAEAYKMQQLAEGHKMKRVLIAQAEAEKIKRIGEAEASSIEAVGKAEAEKMRLKAEAYQQYGEAAKTALVLEALPKIASKVAAPLARTNEIVILSGEGGRVTGEVNRLLAELPVSINALTGVDLSKLPLLQKMTSTQA from the exons GATAACCTTAGAGATCATGACTCTGCAGCCGCGATGTGAGGACGTGGAGACCGCAGAGGGGGTCGCCATCACTGTCACAGGGGTGGCTCAG GTGAAAGTCATGACGGAGCAGGacctgctggctgtagcttgtGAGCAGTTTCTGGGTAAATCAGTGATGGAGATCAAGGCTGTGGTTCTGCAGACTTTGGAGGGACATCTGCGCTCCATTCTGG GTACCTTGACTGTGGAGCAGATCTATCAGGACAGGGACCAGTTCGCTAAACTGGTGAGGGAGGTGGCAGCTCCCGACGTGGGCAGGATGGGCATCGAGATTCTCAGCTTCACCATTAAG GATGTGTACGATAAACTCGATTACCTGAGCTCCCTCGGGAAGACCCAGACTGCAGCCGTCCAGAGGGACGCAGACATCGGCGTGGCTGAGGCAGAGAGGGATGCTGGGATACGG GAAGCAGAGTGCAAGAAGGAGATGATGGACGTTAAATTCCAGGCTGACACCAAGATGGCCGACTCCAAACGAGAGCTGGAGCTACAGAAAGCTGCTTTCAACCAGGAGGTCAACACGAAG aaaGCGGAGGCCCAGCTGGCGTACGAGCTGCAGGCAGCGAAGGAGCAGCAGAAGATCCGCCTGGAGGAGATCGAGATCCAAGTGgtgcagaggaagaaggagatCACCATTGAGGAGAGGGAGATTTCCAGGACAGACAAGGAGCTCATCGCCACCGTGAAGAGGCCCGCTGAGGCAGAGGCCTACAAAATGCAGCAGCTGGCTGAGGGGCACAA GATGAAGAGGGTGCTGATCGCCCAGGCCGAGGCCGAGAAGATCAAGAGGATCGGTGAGGCGGAGGCTTCCTCCATCGAAGCGGTGGGCAAGGCGGAGGCTGAGAAGATGAGGCTGAAGGCCGAGGCCTACCAGCAGTACGGAGAGGCAGCTAAGACCGCCCTGGTCCTCGAGGCCCTGCCGAAG ATTGCTTCCAAGGTGGCAGCGCCGTTAGCCAGGACCAATGAGATCGTCATCCTCAGCGGGGAGGGCGGCCGCGTGACGGGCGAGGTGAACCGCCTTTTGGCCGAACTTCCCGTGTCTATCAACGCTCTCACCGGAGTGGATTTGTCAAAG CTCCCGTTGCTGCAGAAGATGACGAGCACTCAAGCCTGA